The proteins below come from a single Magallana gigas chromosome 10, xbMagGiga1.1, whole genome shotgun sequence genomic window:
- the LOC105320285 gene encoding ciliogenesis-associated TTC17-interacting protein has translation MSAVTTATSVSTSDPGSVTTGRQPPDQVPEEIPTVSDEALRFIDSIVAEDDYKYLMFDDHLVTVSDTGKELGEFTISVEPTRYKQTDCFLIHANSHGSIDGVPCGTSITAYVAQNLETIEQQHHEYVKLENCPLDRKTFIVKQPDNFIINRVITQGEDVQRSSKTVELAKMKGFISEGSNLLLHRLLIEKGIPDNLQFLSFDSDTNLCSVIYRPLEDRTQTVGSTEIRVFGVERTINSYSDLPTTWQSYFMQDCHMTNRVQVGSPVTMKLTSVPQLIERDEEPPKPVFEKKALSWEDDMQLYSKFLDRKEELKGDHTTYMRSHPELKNLLADFLQFLLLRKPDDVVQFAAEYFSSFSASMPSMTPYLASNAPTPFPASRTNTKIDQLRAPTR, from the exons ATGAGTGCCGTAACAACGGCAACGAG TGTGAGTACCTCAGACCCCGGGTCTGTAACAACTGGACGTCAACCACCGGACCAGGTCCCTGAGGAAATCCCAACGGTCAGCGATGAGGCTCTAAGATTTATTGACAGTATAG TGGCTGAGGATGACTACAAGTATTTGATGTTTGATGACCACCTGGTGACTGTATCAGACACCGGCAAAGAACTCGGCGAGTTCACAATCTCAGTCGAGCCCACTCGCTACAAGCAGACTGACTGCTTCCTTATCCATGCCAACAGCCATGGCTCAATCGACGGCGTGCCATGCGGAACATCCATAACGGCGTATGTGGCACAGAACCTGGAGACCATAGAACAGCAGCATCACGAATACGTGAAg CTGGAAAACTGTCCATTAGATAGAAAGACCTTTATTGTGAAGCAGCCTGATAACTTCATTATTAACAGGGTCATCACTCAAGGGGAG GATGTCCAGAGATCGTCAAAAACAGTTGAACTGGCCAAAATGAAGGGATTTATTTCAGAAG GGTCCAACTTACTTCTCCACCGACTACTGATAGAGAAGGGAATTCCAGACAACCTACAGTTCCTGTCCTTTGATTCCGATACCAATCTGTGTTCTGTCATTTAT AGACCGTTAGAGGACCGGACACAGACAGTGGGCAGCACTGAGATCCGCGTGTTTGGGGTGGAGCGGACCATCAACTCCTACTCTGACCTTCCCACCACCTGGCAATCATACTTCATGCAGGACTG TCACATGACCAACAGAGTTCAGGTGGGGTCACCTGTGACGATGAAACTGACCTCCGTGCCACAGCTAATAGAAAGAG ATGAGGAACCCCCTAAACCCGTATTTGAGAAGAAAGCTTTGAGTTGGGAGGATGATATGCAGCTGTATTCAAAGTTTCTGGACAGAAAG GAGGAGTTGAAGGGTGACCACACAACGTACATGCGCTCACATCCGGAGCTGAAGAACCTGTTGGCCGATTTCCTCCAGTTCCTGTTGCTAAGGAAACCTGACGATGTCGTCCAGTTCGCTGCTGAGTATTTCTCCTCGTTCTCCGCCTCCATGCCGTCCATGACTCCGTATTTGGCGTCAAATGCTCCAACACCGTTTCCCGCCAGCCGAACAAACACCAAAATTGATCAGTTAAGGGCACCCACACGATAG